DNA from Homo sapiens chromosome 5 genomic scaffold, GRCh38.p14 alternate locus group ALT_REF_LOCI_2 HSCHR5_1_CTG1_1:
ttttgttgttgaggttTGAGAGTTCTTCATGTTTGCTGGGTACAATATCTTTATCAGATAGGTAACTTGCATGTATTTTCTCCCGGTTTACActttggtttttcattttgttaacaaCGTCTTTTTAAGAACAGAAAATCTTAATTTTGCTGAAatctaatttttcagttttttctttgatGGTTTTGAGAGAGGAGGTAAAAAAAGACTAGGTAAGCCGATAGTTAGACAGAGTCCTCGGTAGAACttcccttctaacaaaaagcagcccaagaaatcacttctcttctaacaaGGAGCAGCCTGGAAGATCGGGCTGTAAACATGTATAAGGAAGCAGCTCTGGCACAGAGGGGGAGCTTCCTGGGTAATCAGCAAGCTTCACATACGTAAGGTGGGTATGTGAAGTAAACACAGTATGTGAAGTAAACACAGTGGACCTTAGTACATACTCAGATaaggaagctggaagcttgcatgtTGTGAGTTGTTGGGGTTGCCTGCAGCTGCACGGAGAGAAAGGGGTACCTGGGGCCAGGCATGTCCACCATGGTGGCTCCACCTCCCCTTATTTAGCACATGCACAATAGGAAAGAGATAAGCAATGTGGAGTAGCTCAGGCCAAGGACCTGCCTGCATAATAAAAGGTTGGGGTGGGGGATGCCAGAGATTCACGCTCTGTGCAGATGGCAACACCTGGTCCTAACTGGTTTTTTGCTCCCTATGTGTAGATAAGCTACCCCCTTCCCATTAGctcatttataaaaatgcttGCATTTCACTGTGGAATGGGAACTCTTTTCAGGacctctctctgcaggagagagctagtctctttcttttgcctattaaacttctgCTCTAGCCTCACACCCTTGGTGTGTCAGCGTCCTTGATTTCCTCAGCGTGAGACCAAGAACCTCGGGTGCCACCCCAGGCAACAAGGCCATTTCAGTTTGTTCTTTTGTTATAGGCAATCCATGATcacagatttttctctcttttttttttttacacagtttagagttttagttttacacttaggtctgtaatccattttgTATTAATTCTTATATGTGGCTCAGTGTAGGTGgaaatttggtttgtttttgcataaGGATTTCCAATAGTTTTACCACCATTTCTTGAAACTACTATGCTTTCTCTATTAAACCACATTTGTAACTTTAGTTAAAATCAGTCACATATATCACAGGGCTATTTCTGACTCTCAATTCTGTTACATTGTCTATTAGTGTATATTGATGTCAGTACTACACTTTTAATTACTATTGCTTCAGGGTATgtcttgtaaaccaaaaataaaattataggccCCCCCCGCCCCTGCAcaaccaactgaatggacccatcctctcagccaagggcattccaaaattaacctgaaaaactagttcaagccatgatgggaagggggagTTGGACATGTCTCATCACACCCTACTAccttttggaattactgatagaacagactcttaaagtctgaaaagaaacatttacaacctaccctctctgaagcctgctacctgggagcttcatctgcatgataaaaccttggtctccacaaccccttatggTAACCCAAACATTCCTTTCtgttgataataactctttcaactaGTTGCCaattagaaaatctttaaatcttcCTATGACCTAGAAACCTCCCtacccccactttgagttgtcctgcctttcctgACAGAACtcatgtacatcttacatatattgattgatgcctcatgtctccctaaaatgtataaaacaaagctGTACCCCACCACCTTGGggacatgtcatcaggacctcctgtgGCTGTGTCATAGGAGCGTctttaactttggcaaaataaactttctaaattgattgaaacCTGTCTTAGCTACTTCTGGTTTACAGTCTTAAAGTTAGATAATGTAAATTGTCCagctttggtttatttttgtccttagtagttccatataaattttagaatcagcttttcaATTTAATACACTACTTTCCTCTTAGATCcacaattaaatatatttgatgctaacaattctgttttatgtttttcgttttttttttttgagacaagagtttcgctcttgttgcccaggctggagtgcagtggcgcgatcttggctcaccacaacctccacctcccaggttcaagcaattcttctgcctcagcctcccgagtagctgggattacaggcatgcgccaccacgcccggctaattttgtatttttagtagagacggggtttcaccatgttgatcaggctggtcttgaactcctgacctcaggtgatccacccacctcggcctcccaaagtgttgggattacaggcgtgaaccaccatgcctggccagttctgttatttttaaaacccaaGTTTCCCTGGTCATATCTTGGTTGGATGAAGCGTATTTTCAATAGATTACCCTGGAAAGGCTAGTGAGTACGGTATTCTTCTACATTTTAGACTTTTCTTAGTCTTGCTACTTCAAGGACAGCTAGGCTgcatataaaattcttggctcaTACTTTTTCCCCATAAATTTCTATGAGAAAGTCTAATGAtaactgattttctttattttgtaactTAGTCTTTTTGCTTAGAGGCTCTCTGAGGATGGGAGGGGGTTCTTCCTCCCATCcctaggaatttttcttttttttaaattcctaatcACTAGACCACCAGGaagattgtttgttttgttttgtttttattcttcaggGACCCCATTTATACATACGTTAAATAAATACTGTTTGCCAATGTATCAACCATTttgcttcttatttatttttgttcctttggttctttttcatggctTTGCTTTGGTGCTCCTTAGATTTTCAGTCAGATGTATTTGTCCTTGGGTACCTTGTAATCAGTATTACCTTTTCTTCTGTCGCTTTGTTTTCTGTTCGTTTTGAAATTACTTGTTTCCTGGTCTGGCAATAACAGTTGAGATATGAGGAGTTTGAGCTGCCATCTGTCTGTGTATCTTGCTTTAAGACTGCACTCTTCTATTGATATCACTGGCCTTGATTTtgtgatttctttatttcttcaggaCCACCCTTCATTTTCTActgtttgcttcctttttttttgagatggagtctcactctgtcactcaggctggagtgcagtgatcttggctcattgcaacctctgcctcccgggttccagcaattctcctgcctcagcctcccaagtatctgggactacaggtgtgcaccaccatgcccggctaagttttgtatttttaatagagacggggttttgccacattggcaggctggtctcaaactcctgatgtcaagtgatccacccaccccacccacctctgcatcccaaagtgctgggattacaggaatgagctgccgtgcccagcctcccccctacccccctttttttctttcgagacagagattataggtgtgagccactggacccagcctgtttttattccttttaccaAATCTCCAAGGAATATCTTCCCTTCCAAGTGCGAATGTAACCTTAAGTCAGTTAACCTCTTTGTGATTacttttcttatctgcaaagtgACTTAATGAtcttaagtactttttttttttgagacagggtctcactgtcaccctggctggagtgcagtggcacgatctctgatctccactcactgcaatctcctcttccctggttcaagcggccctcccaccttagccttctgggtagctgggactacagatgtgaaccaccacgcccagctaatttttgtactttttgtagagatggggttttgccatgttgcccaggctgggattaTTAAGTACTTTTTATCATACAGCAAGATTGACATTTTATATTGGAATACATTTGTCTCTATATAACGGAGATTAACAGGAAAATGAcaagcctgggtgcggtggctcatgcctgtaatcccagcactttgggaggctgaggtgggaggatcacttgaggtcaggagttcgagaccagttttgCCAAGATGATGAAagcccatgtctactaaaaatacaaaaattagcccagcttgatggtgggcgcctataatcccagctatttgagagactgaggcaggagaatcacttgaacctgggcggcagaggttgcagtgagccgagatcatgccactgcactccagcctgggtggcatagcgagactcttgtctcaagagaaaacaaaacaaaacaaaaaaaaaacaggaaaatgacaaaaagtaATATTACAACTCAGTGAATTTTATAACAAACTTTTTTGGAATTCATTGACTAATACTATACCAAATCCAAAATACTCTCTAGTATACCAAATCCAACTCTACCCTATAGTATAAATTGGATTCTATTTGGACTTGTCTCACTAATCCCTCATacagtgtgttttattttttattgaagtaaaaaaatttgtcattttaaccatttttaagtatatagttcagtAATATTAAGTATGTTCATGTTGTTGCGCAATAGATCTTCGGAAGTTTTTCGTCTTGCAACCTGAAACTCTACCCATTAGCAAATTCCCATTTCTCCTTACACTTAGCCCTTGGtaatcatcattcttttttttttttttttttttttgagatggagttttactcttgttgcccaggctggagtgcaatggtgcaatctcgactcaccacaacctccgcctcccaggttcaagcaattctacctcagcctcccgagtagctggaattacagtcatgcaccaccacgcccggctaattttgtatttttagtagagaaggggtttctccatgttgaggctggtctcgaactcctgacctcaggtgatctgcccacctcggcctcccaaagtgctgggattacaggcgtgagccactgcgcctggcccattctttctaattctataaatttgactacttaGTTACCTTACATAAATAAATTCTTATAGTTAGTGTTATTTTTGCTTCcatgccttttttgttgttgttcatgctCTTACTTGGAATGCGTTCTATTTTGTCTACCTATGCACAtcctgttgggttttttttttttttggggggttttttttgtttttttttgtttttttttcccagacaaggTCTCaatttgttacccaggctggagtgcagcggcgccatctccactcactgcatcctcaacttcctgggcccaggtgatcctctcgcctcagcccctgcaggtagctgggactataggcatgtgccaccatgcccagctaaatttggtttttttgtttgtttgtttttgagacagagtctcactgtgtcacccaggctggagtgcagtggcacaatctcagctcactgcaatctctgccgcccgggttcaagtgattctcctgcctcagcctcccaagcagctgggattacaggtgactgccaccacgccagctaagttttgtagttttagtagagatggggtttcaccttgttggccatgctggtctcgaactcctgacctcgtgatctgcctgcttctgcctcccaaagtgctggaattacaggcatgagccaccacgcccggccagaatttttgtatttttagtagacacaaggttcttaccctgttgcctaggctggtctggaagtcctggactcaagcaattcacctgccttggcctcccaaaatgctgggattacaagccaccatgcccggcctaaatcctgttgttttgttttgttttattttgttttgttttgttttgtttgttttttgagacagagtctcgctatgtctctcaggctgtagtgcagtggcgcgatcttggctcactgccacctctgcctcccaggttcaagtgattctcctgcctcagcctcccaagtagctgggattacaggcatgtgctactatgtccggctaatttttgtatttttagtagagacagggtttcaccatgttggccaggctggtctcgaactcctgacctcgtgatccacccacctcggccacccaaagtgctgggattacaggcgtgagtggtTTTTATTTCTTAGGCCGGTTTCCTCCATATGATCTTGCAGTAGacattaatttctttcctttttaattaaaatactgtttgtatttcacattttgatgtttgttaagatttgttttatattgttttttgttttgtcttgtgtGATAGTCTTAAATCCCTAGTTAGATAATAACTGGAGAGTACCATGTTTCTATATATCTCTCAGTGACTTGCACAGTGCTAGCAGATAgtgctaaaaaattatttattattattattattttgttattgttgttgttgttgttagacagggtcttcctctgtcacccaggctagagggcaatgggatgatcatagcttactgcagcctccaacaaCTGGGCTcatgtaattctcctgcctcagcttcccaagtagctgggattacaggcatgagccaccatgtctggacaaaaatatttccaggtgcagtggctcatgcctgtaattcccacacttgggaggccgagcgaggctggaggatcacttgagcctaggagttcaagaccagcttggctaagaTGGCgagaccccgtccctacaaaaaattttaaaaactagccaggcatggtggcatgcacctatattcccaactactcagtgggctgaggtgggagggtcgttTGAACACAGGAATttgaggggagaaaaaaagaagagagaaagagaagtgaaggaaggaagaaaggaaggagggagggagagaagaaagaaacgaaagaaaggaaaagaaaaggaaggaaagaaaattggtaccaggaaagcaggaaagggaaatggaagtaaaaaaataataataataataaaatgaaaattggtTAGTCACTATTAACAATTTGTATCCTTATAATCTGGAAAcattataatttcaaaagaaaaaatattctttggaTCATAGGTTCTGAGGTCAGAACAGCATTCCCGTAGTCTAGATGAAGTCAAGTTTTATCTGAtcttaattgaaataaatatagctGGCCTTGAACAAATCTACTCATGGTATGTGGATAGGAATTAAATTGTAGGGGCATTCACTTGATGGCATTCATTCTTAGAACATTTACCTATGTCTAGCTTTTGGAGTAAAGTCACATAACCTCTAACCAGGTAAGTTTCCTGTGGCTTTATTTAGGATTTTAAATACTCATTTTCAGTGTaattttgttatgtgtggattAAGATGACTCTTGGTACTAACATACATTTTCTGATTAAACCTATCTGAACatgagttgtttttatttcttacccTTTCCAGAGCGATGATTCTGACATTTGGGATGATACAGCACTGATAAAAGCATATGATAAAGCTGTGGCTTCATTTAAGGTATGAAATGCTTGCTTAGTCGTTTTCTTATTTTCTCGTTATTCATTTGGAAAGGAATTGATAACATACGATAAAGTGTTAAAGTACATGTTATTCAGTTTTCATTTTGAAGATTAGATGGTAGTATGAGTTAGTTAAATCAGGTGATATCCTCCTTTAGAAGTTGATAGCCTATATATGTCATCCTTTGTGGaggcaatttaaataaaatttaaaacatttattcctggctgggtatggtggctcactcctgtaatcccagcactttgagaggctgaggcgggtggatcacctgaggtcaggagtttgagaccagcctggccaacatggtgaaaccccgtctttactaaaaatacaaaaattagccaagcatggtggcacgtgcctgtaatcccagctgcttgggacactgaggcaggagaattgcttgaacctggggggcagaggttgcaatgattgcaccactgcactccagcctgggcgatagagtgagactccatctcagaaaacgaACAAACAATGTATTCCTTTTAGTATTTTTACATTGTATCAAACTATGGAAGTCCTCTAATTgagattaataagaaaaagacaatctgaattataattttaaacatttaacaagCATGTAGTAAAATAATGATGAAGATAAATAGCATTAGTACAGCAATTAATATTTGTAGCATGCTGACAGTGCTCTGTGTGCGTTTCATATATTAAATTACTCTAATCATCCCAAATCCTGTAAGTTGGGTATCAATTCAAGTGTTCCTATTGGGTAGGAATATACAGTTCTTTTAGGAAATGTAGTATGGTTCTGTGTCTCAAACAGGACACTTACACAGTTGGCCAACATCATCACCTTCTCCATTCTCTGAGATGTTTAGTCTTACTGAGCACTAAATATGGGTCATCAATAGTCCAGACTACCTTGAGCAAACAATAGTCCAGACTACCTTGAGCAAACAGAGCATATACTCATACAGTGTATAAAGAGCACCAAGCATACAGATTTCATGTCTTTCTCATAGTTACTCTTGTAACATGAGCTAAAGATCAGACCTCTATGTCACCTTTGTAActgatttctagatttttttttttttttgagatggggtcttgccctgtcacccaggctggagtgtagtggcgtgatcatgcCTCATTGGAGCCTTCAACTcatgagctcaaacaatcctcctacctcagcttcctgagtagttgggaccacaggtgtgtgccaccacacccagctcatttttgtattctttgtagagatgcagtctcaccctgttgcccacgctggcctggaactcctgagctcaaaagatCCCTccgccttgaccttccaaagtgctgggattacaagcatgaaccactgcacccggcctagatttttaaatgtgctttCCAGTATACACTGAAACTAGAAGTCGACTAAAGAATTACCAAGAGaattctataaaatagagattgAAATGGGGCTCGATGTGGGATGGGTTGGTGATATTGCAGGGAGAAGTAATCTGAGTAAAGGAGGAAAAGAACTGATTTGGGAAAACGATAGTTTTAGTAGTGAGTTTGAGTATGAATTAAGTTGAGATTGAATTTGAATTAAGTTGAGGTTGAATATGAATTAAGTTGAGGTTGAGTTTGAGGTATGAATTAAGATGTGAAATTGATCATTGGAAATGTTAGATTGAGAAAAGTCACAGCTGGATTAATAGCTTCAGAAGTGTGTTTGCAGACAGTTGCAACTAAAGTAATAAGAATAGATggccttggccgggcgcggtggctcacgcctgtaatcccagtactttgggaggctgaggcgagcaaatcacgaggtcaggagttcaagaccagcctggcccacatggtgaaaccccgtctttattaaaaatacaaaaattagctgtgcacagtggtgcacgcctgtaatcccagctactcgggaggctgagacaggagaatcgcttgaacctgggaggtggaggttgcagtgagctgagatcagtgtgactgcactccagcccggtgacagagtgagactctgtgtaaaaaaataaaataaataaaataatggccgTAAGCAAGTAAAGAAGGATGGCCAGCTCTTATTGGGAATGCCTAAATCTAAGGCTTGATCAGAAGTAATGAAACCGTTGGGGCCCTACATTGCTATGACATCCAAAGGGCCATGAATATCAGGAAGAAAGATAATTAACAGGGTCTAATGTTACAGAGAGGTTGAGAGCAAGGAGATTTGATTAAAAGGGTCTTTAGAGCTGATGTCAGGTGTATGATGCCTTTAAGAGCAGTTTTTATAGTGCAGGGGGTGGTCAAAAGAGAAAATAGGTGCTTTCTGAGGTGACGGAGCCTTGAGACTAGCTTATAGTAGTAACTGGGTTATGTCGTGACTTTTATTCTGTGCACCACCCTGTAACATGtacatttttattcctattttcgTAGCATGCTCTAAAGAATGGTGACATTTGTGAAACTTCGGGTAAACCAAAAACCACACCTAAAAGAAAACCTGCTAAGaagaataaaagccaaaagaaGAATACTGCAGCTTCCTTACaacaggttattttaaaatgttgagattTAACTTCAAAGGATGTCTCATTAGTCCTTATTTAATAGTGTAAAATGTCTTTAACTTAAGTGATTAGTACAGTGTTTCTATTGACATATACTTATACAACTTCAAAAACAACtattaaattttctgttatttaggAACATGCATATTAGTCATGAAAGTATAAAGAATTAGATGGGAATGATAAATGCTAAAATCAGGACATGTGTTCCATTTGTGAATGGAAGGCAGGGAGAAGGTGCCGTTTGGAAGGAGTACCCAAGAGCCGTAAGCTGAATTGGCAGTGTTTTACATCTTAAGCTgagagatagatttttttttcccctttttctttaaaaactctaAAACTGTTAATTCCAAGGAACCCAGAAGTCTAGGTAGATTATTTCTGCTAGTTAAAAGCAGTAGTCCTGAAAGCTGAATATTTTGGTGTCTTTTGAGCCAACTTTAGTTTCATCATTACCAAGGGGGAAGAGAGCTAACAGTTGATGAGCACTTGCTCTAGGCCAGTCCAGAGTGCTGGGCACCATACGCATTTTATCTCCCTCCCGCTATTCACAACAAATATGGGAGGTAGTTTATATTATAGCCATCTAATAAGATGGGGAAACTAAGACTCAAAGAGATTCAGAAACTTGTCCATGATTATAAATGTAAGAGAGTTGGAATTCAGATTTATGTATTTAGACCCCAAGCCTTTCTCATTACATCATTTTGCCTTCCAAATCTCTACCCTCTATCCTTCACCTCCCCACTGATCAAAACGAGATGATAGTTTGCCCTCTTCAAAAgaaatgtgtgcatgtatatatctttgatttcttttgtagTGGAAAGTTGGGGACAAATGTTCTGCCATTTGGTCAGAAGACGGTTGCATTTACCCAGCTACCATTGCTTCAATTGATTTTAAGAGAGAAACCTGTGTTGTGGTTTACACTGGATATGGAAATAGAGAGGAGCAAAATCTGTCCGATCTACTTTCCCCAATCTGTGAAGTAGCTAATAATATAGAACAGAATGCTCAAGAGGtaaggatacaaaaaaaaaaaaattcaatttctggAAGCAGAGACTAGATGAGAAACTGTTAAACAGTATACACAGTTGTCAGTTTGATCCACCGAggcattaattttttcttaatcacaCCCTTATAACAAAAAcctgcatattttttctttttaaagaatgaaaatgaaagccaAGTTTCAACAGATGAAAGTGAGAACTCCAGGTCTCCTGGAAATAAATCAGATAACATCAAGCCCAAATCTGCTCCATGGAACTCTTTTCTCCCTCCACCACCCCCCATGCCAGGGCCAAGACTGGGACCAGGAAAGGTAAACCTTCTATGAAAGTTTTCCAGAAAATAGTTAATGTCGGgacatttaacctctctgttaACTAATTTGTAGCTCTCCCATGAAACTTTTGTAGCTTAAATACACAAGaattttttgaaaaggaaataagataATGATGcaaaatagttaattttttaaaaaaatgttagacACTGCAGTGGATGCAACAAAATACTTTATATGAAAGATTTATCCAGTTAACTTTTGTGGAGTATTAGGTATTAGACTAATAATTAGCACACTTACTTAAGTTAGAAAGTATAATAATGCGCCGgacgcggtagctcacgcctgtaatcccagcactttgggaggccaaggtgggcggatcacaaggtcaggagatcgagaccatcctggctaacacggtgaaaccccatctctactgaaaatacaaaaaaatttgccgggcgtgatggtgggcacctgtagtcccagctactcgggaggctgaggcaggaggatggtgtgaaccccggaggcagagcttgcagtgagtcaagatcgtgccactgcactccaacctgggcgacagaatgagactccatctcaaacaaaaaaacaaaacaaaacaaaaaaaagtgtaataataatttatcattagCTGGATGATATGCTGTTGTTTCCCATGTCACCTGTATAAGATATGTAAAATAAGAACACATTATTTACATCTAATATAGATAAAATCCTGAGGCGCTCTCAGATTGTTTTGTAGAGTTCAAAtgtaaatattgttttcatttatggTCCTTTTGGTTATAAGTAACAGAAATCAActctaaaaagatttttattatagGTTAGATTATGTCATGGAACCTTAAGGCTTGTCCCTTTCTAGTTCTTTTGTGTAAAGCGGTGATTTCTTCCATGGAGGGAATGGTAtttaggcaattttttttttttttcgagatggagtcttgctctgtcgctcaggctggagtgcagtggcaccatttcagctcactgcaacttccacctcctgggttcaagtgattctcctgcttcagcctcccaagtagctgagattacaggcacccgccaccacacccggcttattttgtatttttagtagagatggggtttcaccatgttggccaggctggtcttgaactcctgacctcaagtgatctccccaccttggccttccaaagtgctaggattacaggcgcctagcCTAGGCAgtcattttcaaaaaacaagcatGACTCACCAAAAGTTTTAAGATTTTCTGTGATAATGTTCTTATTGAGGCTTACATTATATTACAGTTTCTTGAATCTAAAATGATGTACCCTCTTAGGATATATACATCATGCTTCATTGGTCTCAGGGGGCTGATTTTTATAAGGAGAGATTTGCTAG
Protein-coding regions in this window:
- the SMN1 gene encoding survival motor neuron protein isoform X2: MAMSSGGSGGGVPEQEDSVLFRRGTGQSDDSDIWDDTALIKAYDKAVASFKHALKNGDICETSGKPKTTPKRKPAKKNKSQKKNTAASLQQWKVGDKCSAIWSEDGCIYPATIASIDFKRETCVVVYTGYGNREEQNLSDLLSPICEVANNIEQNAQENENESQVSTDESENSRSPGNKSDNIKPKSAPWNSFLPPPPPMPGPRLGPGKPGLKFNGPPPPPPPPPPHLLSCWLPPFPSGPPIIPPPPPICPDSLDDADALGSMLISWYMSGYHTGYYMTGFHCVSQDGLNLLTP
- the SMN1 gene encoding survival motor neuron protein isoform X6: MAMSSGGSGGGVPEQEDSVLFRRGTGQSDDSDIWDDTALIKAYDKAVASFKHALKNGDICETSGKPKTTPKRKPAKKNKSQKKNTAASLQQNENESQVSTDESENSRSPGNKSDNIKPKSAPWNSFLPPPPPMPGPRLGPGKPGLKFNGPPPPPPPPPPHLLSCWLPPFPSGPPIIPPPPPICPDSLDDADALGSMLISWYMSGYHTGYYMEMLA